One genomic region from Haloterrigena gelatinilytica encodes:
- a CDS encoding 2-oxoacid:ferredoxin oxidoreductase subunit beta, whose translation MSSDVRFTDFKSDKQPTWCPGCGDFGTMNGMMKALAETGNDPDNTFVVAGIGCSGKIGTYMHSYALHGVHGRALPVGTGVKMARPDIEVMVAGGDGDGYSIGAGHFVHAVRRNVDMSYVVMDNRIYGLTKGQASPTSRSDFETSTTPEGPKQPPVNPLALALASGASFIAQSFASDALRHQEIVQKAIEHDGFGFVNVFSPCVTFNDVDTYDYFRDNLVDLQDEGHDPNDYEAAKEVILDSDKEYQGVMYQDENSVPYHEKHGVTEDMSDIPDGAPEDAMDLVREFY comes from the coding sequence ATGAGCTCAGACGTACGATTCACCGACTTCAAATCCGACAAGCAGCCGACCTGGTGTCCCGGATGCGGCGACTTCGGGACGATGAACGGCATGATGAAAGCCCTCGCCGAGACCGGCAACGACCCCGACAACACGTTCGTGGTCGCCGGGATCGGCTGTTCCGGCAAGATCGGGACCTACATGCACAGCTACGCCCTCCACGGGGTCCACGGCCGTGCGCTCCCGGTCGGCACCGGCGTCAAGATGGCCCGTCCGGACATCGAAGTGATGGTCGCCGGCGGGGACGGTGACGGCTACTCGATCGGTGCCGGTCACTTCGTCCACGCCGTCCGCCGGAACGTCGACATGTCCTACGTCGTCATGGACAACCGCATCTACGGCCTGACGAAGGGGCAGGCCTCGCCGACCTCGCGGTCCGACTTCGAGACGTCGACGACCCCCGAAGGCCCCAAGCAGCCGCCGGTCAATCCGCTGGCCCTGGCGCTGGCCTCCGGGGCGTCCTTCATCGCCCAGTCGTTCGCCTCCGACGCCCTGCGCCACCAGGAGATCGTCCAGAAAGCGATCGAGCACGACGGCTTCGGCTTCGTCAACGTCTTCAGCCCCTGCGTCACGTTCAACGACGTCGACACCTACGACTACTTCCGCGACAACCTCGTCGACCTCCAGGACGAAGGTCACGACCCCAACGACTACGAGGCCGCCAAGGAAGTCATCCTCGACAGCGACAAGGAGTACCAGGGCGTCATGTACCAGGACGAAAACTCCGTCCCGTACCACGAGAAACACGGCGTCACCGAGGACATGTCGGACATTCCGGACGGCGCGCCGGAAGACGCGATGGACCTCGTCCGCGAGTTCTACTAA
- a CDS encoding 2-oxoacid:acceptor oxidoreductase subunit alpha: MAEDLNWAVGGEAGDGIDSTGKIFAQALARAGRHVFTSKDFASRIRGGYTAYKIRTSVEEVQSVVDRLDILVALTQRTIDENLDELHDGSAIIYDGERSWEAEIPDEMTAVDVPLKSLAEDAGGAIMRNIVALGAACEITGFDVEYLDEALEKRFGGKGSQIVENNKEAARLGQEYVAENYDLEHLGYSVETTDNDYVLLNGNEAIGMGAIAAGCRFYAGYPITPATSIMEYLTGRIEDYGGHVVQAEDELSAINMALGGARAGARAMTATSGAGIDLMTETFGLVATSETPLVIADVQRSGPSTGMPTKQEQGDLNMALYGGHGEVPRFVITPTSITECFWKTVEAFNLAEKYQTPVFLVSDLAMSVTEQTFPPEAFDMDDVEIDRGKLVDDDEVDEWLDAQGHFRAHAVTDDGVSPRAIPGTVDGAHMSTGLEHDELGRRTEDQDERVRQVDKRYRKVETAQEEEDWDYREFGDEDADNLIISWGSNEGALVEALDYLEEDGIDVRVISVPYIFPRPDLSEEIEAADDVIVVECNATGQFADLIEHDVLTRVKRINKYTGVRFKADELAEQITEQLSAEVPA, encoded by the coding sequence ATGGCTGAGGACCTCAACTGGGCGGTTGGAGGCGAGGCCGGGGACGGTATCGACTCCACGGGTAAGATCTTCGCTCAGGCACTCGCCCGAGCCGGACGGCACGTATTCACGTCGAAAGACTTCGCGTCGCGTATCCGCGGCGGCTACACAGCCTACAAGATTCGAACCTCCGTCGAGGAGGTCCAGAGCGTCGTCGATCGCCTGGACATCTTGGTCGCGCTCACGCAGCGAACGATCGACGAGAATCTCGACGAACTCCACGACGGGAGCGCCATTATTTACGACGGCGAGCGCTCCTGGGAGGCCGAGATCCCCGACGAGATGACGGCGGTCGACGTCCCGCTGAAGTCGCTGGCCGAGGACGCCGGCGGCGCGATCATGCGCAACATCGTCGCGCTCGGCGCCGCGTGTGAGATCACCGGCTTCGACGTCGAGTACCTGGACGAAGCCCTCGAGAAGCGCTTCGGCGGCAAGGGCTCGCAGATCGTCGAGAACAACAAGGAGGCCGCGCGCCTCGGACAGGAGTACGTCGCGGAGAACTACGACCTCGAGCACCTCGGCTACAGCGTCGAGACCACGGACAACGACTACGTCCTGCTCAACGGCAACGAGGCGATCGGCATGGGTGCGATCGCCGCCGGCTGCCGGTTCTACGCCGGCTACCCGATCACGCCCGCGACCTCGATCATGGAGTACCTGACGGGCCGGATCGAGGACTACGGCGGCCACGTCGTTCAGGCCGAAGACGAGCTGTCGGCGATCAACATGGCGCTCGGCGGCGCGCGAGCGGGCGCTCGAGCCATGACCGCGACGTCCGGCGCCGGGATCGACCTGATGACCGAGACGTTCGGTCTGGTCGCGACCAGCGAGACGCCGCTGGTCATCGCCGACGTCCAGCGCTCCGGTCCCTCGACGGGGATGCCGACGAAGCAGGAACAGGGCGACCTCAACATGGCGCTGTACGGCGGCCACGGCGAGGTGCCGCGGTTCGTCATCACGCCGACGTCGATCACCGAGTGCTTCTGGAAGACCGTCGAGGCGTTTAACCTCGCCGAGAAGTACCAGACGCCGGTGTTCCTGGTCTCGGACCTGGCGATGTCCGTCACCGAACAGACGTTCCCGCCGGAAGCCTTCGACATGGACGACGTCGAGATCGACCGCGGCAAGCTCGTCGACGACGACGAGGTCGACGAGTGGCTCGACGCGCAGGGTCACTTCCGCGCCCACGCCGTCACCGACGACGGCGTCAGCCCGCGCGCGATCCCCGGCACGGTCGACGGCGCTCACATGTCCACCGGCCTCGAGCACGACGAGCTCGGTCGCCGGACCGAGGATCAGGACGAACGCGTCCGGCAGGTCGACAAGCGCTACCGGAAAGTCGAGACCGCCCAGGAGGAAGAGGACTGGGACTACCGCGAGTTCGGCGACGAAGACGCCGACAACCTCATCATCTCGTGGGGCTCGAACGAGGGCGCGCTCGTCGAAGCCCTCGACTACCTCGAGGAGGACGGCATCGACGTCCGCGTGATCTCGGTGCCCTACATCTTCCCGCGGCCCGACCTCTCGGAGGAGATCGAGGCCGCCGACGACGTGATCGTCGTCGAGTGTAACGCGACCGGCCAGTTCGCCGACCTGATCGAACACGACGTACTTACCCGCGTCAAGCGCATCAACAAGTATACCGGCGTCCGCTTCAAGGCGGACGAACTCGCCGAACAGATCACCGAGCAACTCTCCGCGGAGGTGCCTGCATAA
- the mce gene encoding methylmalonyl-CoA epimerase yields the protein MHFDHAGIATEDARELAALYGDLFGLEVAHEEEFDGMRVVFLETGDGYFELLEPLEDGTISRYLEDNGAGIHHLALATDDVEAALETARDHDVALIDDDPRPGAWGHSVAFLHPKDTGGILIELVEH from the coding sequence ATGCACTTCGATCACGCAGGGATCGCGACCGAGGACGCACGAGAACTCGCCGCCCTGTACGGCGACCTCTTCGGCCTCGAGGTCGCCCACGAGGAGGAGTTCGACGGCATGCGCGTCGTCTTCCTCGAGACGGGCGACGGCTACTTCGAACTGCTCGAACCCCTCGAAGACGGCACCATTTCGCGCTATCTCGAGGACAACGGGGCCGGCATCCACCACCTCGCGCTCGCGACCGATGACGTGGAGGCGGCCCTCGAGACCGCGCGCGACCACGACGTCGCGTTGATCGACGACGATCCGCGGCCCGGCGCGTGGGGCCACTCGGTCGCGTTCCTCCACCCCAAGGACACCGGCGGGATTCTGATCGAACTCGTCGAACACTGA
- a CDS encoding aldo/keto reductase, producing the protein MAHDVKHGAMRETVSTATVTAGNAEIPALGFGTARMTGDECRRAVETALEVGYRHVDTAQMYDNERAVGEALAASGVTREDERSESSEKRAGDAGSERSEDPGEASGETASEERHVSREDVFVVTKVHPDNAARDDVLASTRESLERLGLEAVDLLLLHAPSDRAPLEETLAAMNDLQDEGAVDHVGVSNFSVERLESARELSETPIVANQVKYHPYHHRDDLLEYCVDRDVCLTAYSPLAEGTVPGDDRLAEIGEPHDKSASQVALRWLVQQPGVAAIPKASSREHIEANADIFDFELSNDELAAVADVGDGLWDQVAATLGLR; encoded by the coding sequence ATGGCTCACGACGTGAAACACGGAGCCATGCGCGAGACCGTCTCGACAGCGACCGTTACCGCAGGGAACGCCGAGATTCCGGCGCTCGGATTCGGCACCGCCAGAATGACCGGCGACGAGTGCCGGCGGGCCGTCGAGACCGCACTCGAGGTCGGCTACCGACACGTCGACACCGCCCAGATGTACGACAACGAGCGCGCCGTCGGCGAGGCCCTCGCCGCCAGCGGAGTCACCCGTGAGGACGAACGCAGTGAGTCCTCGGAGAAACGAGCGGGAGATGCGGGCTCCGAGCGAAGCGAGGATCCCGGTGAAGCGAGCGGTGAAACCGCGAGCGAGGAGCGACACGTGAGCCGCGAGGACGTCTTCGTCGTCACCAAGGTCCACCCCGACAACGCCGCGCGCGACGACGTCCTCGCGTCGACCCGCGAGAGCCTCGAGCGACTCGGGCTCGAGGCGGTCGACCTCCTCTTGCTCCACGCGCCGAGCGACCGCGCGCCCCTCGAGGAAACGCTGGCCGCGATGAACGACCTCCAGGACGAGGGGGCCGTCGATCACGTCGGCGTCAGCAACTTCTCGGTCGAGCGACTCGAGTCCGCCCGCGAGCTGTCCGAGACGCCCATCGTCGCGAACCAGGTGAAGTACCACCCCTACCACCACCGGGACGACCTGCTCGAGTACTGCGTCGATCGCGACGTTTGCCTGACGGCGTACAGCCCGCTCGCGGAGGGGACCGTCCCGGGCGACGACCGGCTCGCCGAAATCGGCGAGCCCCACGACAAGTCGGCGTCGCAGGTCGCGCTGCGCTGGCTCGTCCAGCAGCCCGGCGTGGCGGCGATTCCGAAGGCCTCGAGCCGCGAGCACATCGAAGCGAACGCCGATATTTTCGACTTCGAACTCTCGAACGACGAGCTGGCGGCGGTCGCCGACGTCGGCGACGGCCTCTGGGATCAGGTGGCCGCGACGCTCGGACTGCGGTGA
- a CDS encoding GNAT family N-acetyltransferase: MYVRDAKNREEVWLLDHIEAMGLDETAFRSRDYVVAVDEASGEKAGFGRIRIHKTDGAASANADSDRAGGRADDVCELTSIGVLEGWREQGVGAHVVERIVEYAGDEGFDTVYALTGEGAYLAQFGFERVEESELPAVLRDRLEDKRDGVDPDAVPLTIDVDRFRMPDRLREAFKRAPEGREDVSNDESAEDFGIDTESATYKYDTGR, encoded by the coding sequence ATGTACGTGCGGGACGCGAAAAACAGGGAAGAGGTCTGGTTGCTCGATCACATCGAGGCAATGGGGCTCGACGAGACGGCGTTCCGCTCGCGCGACTACGTCGTCGCGGTGGACGAAGCCTCCGGCGAGAAGGCCGGCTTCGGGCGGATTCGGATCCACAAAACCGACGGCGCTGCGTCGGCTAACGCCGACTCCGATCGCGCCGGCGGGCGCGCGGACGACGTCTGCGAGCTGACCAGCATCGGCGTGCTCGAGGGCTGGCGCGAACAGGGCGTCGGCGCCCACGTCGTCGAACGGATCGTCGAGTACGCCGGCGACGAGGGGTTCGACACCGTCTACGCGCTGACCGGCGAGGGAGCCTACCTCGCCCAGTTCGGCTTCGAGCGCGTCGAGGAGTCGGAACTGCCGGCGGTGCTCCGGGATCGACTCGAGGACAAGCGCGACGGCGTCGATCCGGACGCCGTGCCGCTCACGATCGACGTCGATCGGTTCCGGATGCCCGACCGCCTCCGCGAGGCGTTCAAACGCGCTCCCGAGGGCCGCGAGGACGTGTCGAACGACGAATCGGCCGAGGACTTCGGGATCGACACCGAGTCGGCGACGTACAAGTACGATACGGGTCGGTAA
- a CDS encoding ferredoxin--NADP reductase, whose amino-acid sequence MPIEGTPVTVESIREVGPDTVALELETPEEFDARPGQFVLLRAVPRDVGGDETVDDDEVVMRHYTLSSPSVGETFEITVGIDPEGDLSTWLADLEGGETVHVEGPFGTITYEGDEDVVAVAGGPGVGPAVAIAEAAHESGHDAAVIYRADAPAHTDRLEALEDAGADVVVLDGDDDAGLEDALESHLEDGRVYAFGFEDFVTLVADTIEDAGGDPDEALIENFG is encoded by the coding sequence ATGCCAATCGAGGGGACGCCAGTCACCGTCGAATCGATCCGCGAAGTAGGCCCCGACACCGTCGCGCTCGAACTCGAGACGCCCGAGGAGTTCGACGCCCGCCCCGGCCAGTTCGTTCTGCTCCGGGCCGTGCCCCGTGACGTCGGCGGAGACGAGACGGTCGACGACGACGAGGTCGTCATGCGCCACTACACGCTCTCGTCCCCGTCGGTCGGCGAGACCTTCGAGATCACGGTCGGGATCGACCCCGAGGGCGATCTCTCGACGTGGCTGGCCGACCTCGAGGGCGGCGAGACCGTCCACGTCGAGGGCCCGTTCGGGACGATCACCTACGAGGGCGACGAGGACGTCGTCGCCGTCGCGGGCGGCCCGGGCGTCGGCCCCGCGGTCGCCATCGCCGAGGCGGCCCACGAGTCGGGCCACGACGCGGCCGTCATCTATCGGGCCGACGCGCCGGCCCACACCGATCGCCTCGAGGCCCTCGAGGACGCGGGCGCGGACGTCGTCGTTCTCGACGGCGACGACGACGCGGGGCTCGAGGACGCGCTCGAGAGCCACCTCGAGGACGGTCGGGTCTACGCGTTCGGCTTCGAGGACTTCGTGACGCTCGTCGCGGACACCATCGAGGACGCGGGCGGAGATCCCGACGAGGCGCTGATCGAAAACTTCGGCTGA
- a CDS encoding acyl-CoA mutase large subunit family protein produces the protein MFDQDDLEEIRASKAEWHEEEVAPVLERFGERKDTFTTDTGGQEVDRLYAPDDVADLDYQEDLGNPGEPPYTRGVYSTGYRGRLWTMRQYAGFSTPEDTNERYHYLLDEGQTGLSMAFDLPTQMGYDSDDPMAAGEVGKAGVAIDSLSDMETVFDGIPLDEVSTSMTINAPASVLLAMYIAVGDQQGVDRSELRGTIQNDLLKEYIARNTYIYPPEPSMRIITDIFEFCADETPKFNTISISGYHIREAGSTAAQELAFTLGNGIEYVETAIEAGLDVDDFAPQLSFFFNGHNNIFEEVAKFRAARRMWHDIVEERFDPDDPKSKQLKFHTQTAGSMLTAQQIENNVVRVAYQALAAVLGGTQSLHTNGKDEALALPTEESVRTALRTQQILAHESGAADTIDPLAGSYYVESLTDEVEEEAYEILNEVEERGGMLEAVEQQWVQRQIQDTAFDRQKEIEERERIIVGVNEFQIEDEEPEMDVEEVTQEDQQRQIDGLETVRAERDDEAVDAKLEALREAAQGDANLMPYIIEAVKVYATVGEICNVMRDEFGEYQPGGAV, from the coding sequence ATGTTCGACCAGGACGATCTCGAGGAGATCCGTGCCAGCAAGGCGGAGTGGCACGAGGAGGAGGTCGCGCCCGTCCTCGAGCGCTTCGGCGAGCGCAAGGACACGTTCACCACCGATACCGGGGGCCAGGAGGTCGATCGGCTCTACGCGCCCGACGACGTCGCCGACCTCGACTACCAGGAGGATCTGGGGAACCCCGGCGAGCCGCCGTACACGCGCGGGGTCTACTCCACGGGGTATCGCGGGCGGCTGTGGACGATGCGCCAGTACGCCGGCTTCTCGACGCCCGAAGACACCAACGAGCGGTATCACTACCTGCTCGACGAGGGGCAGACGGGGCTCTCGATGGCCTTCGACCTGCCGACCCAGATGGGCTACGACTCCGACGACCCGATGGCCGCCGGCGAGGTCGGCAAGGCGGGCGTCGCCATCGACTCGCTTTCGGACATGGAGACCGTCTTCGACGGCATCCCGTTAGACGAGGTCTCGACGTCGATGACGATCAACGCGCCCGCGTCGGTGCTGCTGGCGATGTACATCGCGGTCGGCGACCAGCAGGGCGTCGACCGCTCGGAGCTCCGGGGGACGATTCAGAACGACCTCTTGAAGGAGTACATCGCGCGCAACACCTACATCTATCCGCCCGAGCCGTCGATGCGGATCATCACGGACATCTTCGAATTCTGCGCCGACGAGACGCCGAAGTTCAACACCATCTCGATCTCGGGCTACCACATCCGCGAGGCGGGCTCGACGGCCGCACAGGAACTGGCCTTCACGCTTGGCAACGGCATCGAGTACGTCGAGACGGCCATCGAGGCCGGCCTCGACGTCGACGACTTCGCCCCGCAGCTCTCGTTCTTCTTCAACGGCCACAACAACATCTTCGAGGAGGTCGCCAAGTTCCGCGCCGCGAGGCGGATGTGGCACGACATCGTCGAGGAGCGGTTCGATCCGGACGATCCCAAGTCCAAGCAGCTGAAGTTCCACACCCAGACCGCGGGCTCGATGCTGACCGCCCAGCAGATCGAGAACAACGTCGTCCGCGTCGCCTATCAGGCGCTGGCCGCGGTGCTCGGCGGCACGCAGAGCCTCCACACCAACGGCAAGGACGAGGCGCTCGCGCTGCCGACCGAGGAATCGGTTCGGACCGCCCTGCGCACCCAGCAGATCCTCGCCCACGAGTCCGGCGCCGCCGACACCATCGACCCGCTGGCGGGCAGCTACTACGTCGAATCGCTGACCGACGAGGTCGAAGAAGAGGCCTACGAGATTCTCAATGAGGTCGAGGAGCGCGGCGGGATGCTCGAGGCCGTCGAGCAGCAGTGGGTCCAGCGCCAGATCCAGGACACGGCCTTCGACCGGCAGAAGGAGATCGAGGAGAGAGAGCGGATCATCGTCGGCGTCAACGAGTTCCAGATCGAGGACGAAGAGCCCGAGATGGACGTCGAGGAAGTCACCCAGGAAGACCAGCAGCGCCAGATCGACGGTCTCGAGACGGTCCGGGCCGAGCGCGACGACGAGGCCGTCGACGCGAAACTCGAGGCGCTGCGCGAGGCCGCGCAGGGCGACGCGAATCTCATGCCCTACATCATCGAGGCCGTGAAGGTGTACGCGACGGTCGGCGAGATCTGTAACGTCATGCGCGACGAGTTCGGCGAGTACCAGCCCGGCGGCGCGGTCTGA
- a CDS encoding PQQ-dependent sugar dehydrogenase: MSERSDERLDERPTPVSEPPVDATGTSRRRLLQAAAAAGGVVALGDLAAAQETETIELGGQTSGWEGVAPEDIAGETNPTLELEAGTAYELTWENLDGQPHNIVIESGEGEELERTELLTGQGETQTLEFEATEEMAEYYCEPHSATMRGDIEIGGGGAGGAEQDEATDEEAAAFFDPGAEIGVQTVAEGMTAPTDMAVADEEQERYFVADQTGELWVVTGDGLQDEPFLDVSDRMLELGTFRGEYAEGTQDYDERGLLGVEFHPDFAENGRFFVRYSAPPNEETPDRWSHVSVLSEFTVADDGSSADPDSERRLLEIQSPQYNHVAGPMAFGPDGYLYVPMGDGGGANDDMLGHVDDWYDENDGGNGQDVSENLLGSVLRLDVDQEGEDRPYGIPEDNPLVDEDNALPEHYAWGFRNPFGISFDSDGRLFVSDAGQDLFEEANLVEAGGNYGWNVKEGTHCFSTESPSQPPEDCPDSAPDEAPYDGQELQNPIVEYPHVYEEQVVGITIIGGHVYEAGDIEDLDGKYVFGDWTADPARQSPQGRILAASEPSDGTGQTTGNGGGNQTEGTSPDDQEDSENVTPGEGGIEEGGFENETNATNETNASNETPDDGAADVGGGGQEQVVPRDELWNMEELQLAGSEDGSFPYFVRQFGQDLEGNVYVLANQVGVPEGDTGTVFEIVPPGEGESLEPPAEDEAVESGDQAADENATEDTQDEPIAENATDGENATDNETPSANETSDGA, encoded by the coding sequence ATGAGCGAGCGATCCGACGAGCGACTCGACGAGCGTCCGACCCCGGTATCCGAACCGCCGGTTGACGCCACTGGGACCTCCCGTCGCCGCCTGTTGCAGGCCGCGGCCGCCGCGGGCGGCGTCGTCGCGCTGGGCGATCTCGCGGCCGCCCAGGAGACCGAGACGATCGAACTGGGTGGCCAGACCAGCGGCTGGGAAGGCGTCGCGCCCGAGGACATCGCCGGCGAGACGAACCCGACGCTGGAACTCGAGGCCGGAACCGCCTACGAACTGACCTGGGAGAACCTCGACGGGCAACCCCACAATATCGTCATCGAGAGCGGCGAGGGAGAGGAACTCGAGCGGACGGAACTCCTGACCGGGCAGGGCGAGACCCAGACGCTCGAGTTCGAGGCGACCGAGGAGATGGCCGAGTACTACTGCGAGCCCCATTCGGCGACGATGCGCGGGGATATCGAGATCGGCGGCGGGGGTGCAGGCGGGGCGGAGCAGGACGAAGCGACTGACGAGGAGGCCGCAGCATTCTTCGATCCCGGCGCGGAGATCGGCGTGCAGACGGTCGCAGAGGGGATGACCGCCCCGACGGACATGGCGGTCGCCGACGAGGAGCAGGAGCGATACTTCGTCGCCGACCAGACCGGCGAACTGTGGGTCGTCACGGGAGACGGCCTGCAGGACGAGCCGTTCCTCGACGTCAGCGACCGGATGCTCGAACTCGGAACCTTCCGGGGCGAGTACGCCGAAGGGACCCAAGACTACGACGAACGCGGACTGCTCGGGGTCGAGTTCCACCCCGACTTCGCCGAGAACGGACGATTCTTCGTCCGGTACAGCGCACCGCCGAACGAGGAGACCCCGGACCGCTGGAGCCACGTCTCGGTACTGTCCGAGTTCACGGTCGCGGACGACGGCTCGAGCGCCGATCCGGACTCCGAGCGTCGCCTCCTCGAGATTCAGTCCCCGCAGTACAACCACGTTGCCGGCCCGATGGCGTTCGGCCCCGACGGCTACCTCTACGTCCCGATGGGCGACGGCGGCGGCGCCAACGACGATATGCTCGGCCACGTCGACGACTGGTACGACGAGAACGACGGCGGGAACGGCCAGGACGTCAGCGAGAATCTCCTCGGAAGCGTCCTCCGACTCGACGTCGATCAGGAGGGCGAGGATCGACCGTACGGGATCCCCGAGGACAACCCGCTGGTCGACGAGGATAACGCGCTCCCCGAACACTACGCGTGGGGCTTCCGAAACCCGTTCGGGATCTCCTTCGACAGCGACGGACGGCTGTTCGTCTCCGACGCCGGCCAGGACCTCTTCGAGGAAGCGAACCTCGTCGAGGCGGGCGGCAACTACGGCTGGAACGTCAAGGAGGGGACCCACTGCTTCAGCACGGAGAGCCCCAGCCAACCGCCGGAGGACTGCCCCGACTCGGCGCCCGACGAAGCGCCGTACGACGGACAGGAGCTACAGAATCCGATCGTCGAGTACCCACACGTCTACGAGGAACAGGTGGTCGGCATCACGATCATCGGCGGCCACGTCTACGAGGCCGGCGACATCGAGGACCTCGACGGGAAGTACGTCTTCGGCGACTGGACGGCCGATCCGGCACGACAGTCCCCGCAGGGGCGAATCCTCGCCGCTTCGGAGCCGAGCGACGGCACCGGACAGACGACCGGTAACGGCGGCGGCAACCAGACCGAAGGGACGAGTCCCGACGACCAGGAGGATTCGGAGAACGTGACGCCCGGCGAGGGCGGGATCGAAGAGGGAGGCTTCGAGAACGAGACGAACGCGACCAATGAGACGAACGCGTCCAACGAGACGCCCGACGACGGCGCGGCGGACGTCGGCGGTGGCGGCCAAGAGCAGGTCGTCCCGCGAGACGAGCTCTGGAACATGGAGGAACTCCAGCTCGCCGGCTCAGAAGACGGCTCGTTCCCGTACTTCGTCCGGCAGTTCGGCCAAGACCTCGAGGGCAACGTGTACGTGCTCGCCAACCAGGTGGGCGTTCCGGAGGGCGACACGGGCACGGTCTTCGAGATCGTCCCGCCGGGAGAGGGCGAGTCGCTGGAACCGCCCGCGGAGGACGAAGCGGTCGAATCCGGGGATCAGGCGGCCGACGAGAACGCGACCGAGGACACGCAGGACGAGCCGATCGCCGAGAACGCCACCGACGGTGAGAACGCGACCGACAACGAGACGCCGAGCGCGAACGAGACCAGCGACGGCGCCTGA
- a CDS encoding DUF6517 family protein, with protein MMTTFRRTVLASGATGALALAAGCLDFALGNGPLEVAAERAAPTDDALEAADYEEKAVEQETIEESVDVGVERDVEATVWASTYTKEIEHRGTEGEGCAFAAISIPDVSVAGRSFNPIGELSNEELLSEYGDKFERGGASIENLTHRESFGLEILGDGRSVDVFEGTTTFEGDEIDVDVAVTSFAHEDDRLVLVGSYPAALAAESATVEELLESVEHPV; from the coding sequence ATGATGACTACGTTTCGCCGAACGGTTCTCGCGTCCGGCGCGACCGGCGCGCTCGCGCTCGCGGCCGGCTGTCTCGATTTCGCGCTCGGAAACGGCCCGCTCGAGGTCGCGGCCGAACGCGCGGCACCGACCGACGACGCGCTCGAGGCGGCCGACTACGAGGAGAAGGCAGTCGAGCAGGAGACCATCGAGGAGAGCGTCGACGTCGGCGTCGAGCGCGACGTCGAAGCGACGGTCTGGGCCTCGACGTACACGAAGGAGATCGAGCACCGCGGCACCGAGGGCGAGGGCTGTGCGTTCGCCGCGATTTCGATCCCCGACGTCTCGGTCGCGGGCCGGTCGTTCAATCCGATCGGGGAGTTGAGCAACGAGGAACTGCTCTCGGAGTACGGCGACAAGTTCGAGCGCGGCGGCGCCTCGATCGAGAACCTCACGCACCGGGAGTCGTTCGGCCTCGAGATCCTCGGCGACGGCCGGTCGGTCGACGTGTTCGAGGGGACGACGACGTTCGAGGGCGACGAAATCGACGTCGACGTCGCGGTGACGTCGTTCGCACACGAGGACGATCGACTGGTGCTGGTCGGCAGCTATCCCGCCGCGCTCGCCGCGGAGTCGGCGACCGTCGAGGAGCTGCTGGAGTCCGTCGAACACCCCGTCTGA